One segment of Desulfobacterales bacterium DNA contains the following:
- a CDS encoding long-chain fatty acid--CoA ligase: MENYQNVYKMLKTTVDKYSNKPAFKWLLEFKWPVSINWEQFHDQVKKAAKSFIALGVQKGDKVSILSNTCYRWVLTDVAIMTSGGGTVGIYQSNLPKDCKYIINHSDSVLIFVEDEKQLEKLKEIKKDIPNIRKVILFKGNVKNLDWVISYDEFLNLGNDITEEELNKRIDSLFPEDIASIVYTSGTTGVPKGAVLTHDNMIFTTQSVLSSSDITSNDEVFLFLPLAHVFARTSVYTAILSGCMTIFNRSMETLTEDLKNAQPHWFISVPRIYEKIYSKVINDVEAKGGISLKIFKWAVGVGDEVTECKLNKKPIPFLNSIKYQIANALVFSKLQNALGGRVRFCISGAAPINSSISKFFHNAGILILEGIGMTENTSFSHVNRINNYRFGWVGIPGEGVEHKLADDGEVLIRGRNVMKEYYKMPEETAKTIDNDGWLYTGDIGEIDSENFLKITGRKKDIIITAGGKNVAPSAIEGVLSTSKYINQVCIVGDNYKYLTALVTLEPDNIKQYAEQNGIKFENIDDLIENKAIINLIESEIMQKNKEFASFETIKKIKIVPNFSIENGFLTPTLKLKKNLIIKQYQNKIEEMYK; this comes from the coding sequence ATGGAAAATTATCAGAACGTATATAAAATGCTTAAAACAACTGTTGATAAATATTCAAATAAACCAGCTTTTAAATGGCTTTTAGAATTTAAATGGCCTGTATCTATAAACTGGGAACAGTTCCATGATCAAGTAAAAAAAGCAGCAAAAAGCTTTATTGCTTTAGGAGTTCAAAAAGGAGATAAAGTAAGTATATTGAGTAATACTTGTTATAGATGGGTTTTAACAGACGTAGCTATTATGACATCCGGAGGAGGCACTGTTGGAATATATCAATCAAATTTACCAAAAGATTGTAAATATATAATAAATCACTCTGATTCAGTTTTAATTTTTGTTGAGGATGAAAAACAGCTTGAAAAATTAAAAGAAATAAAAAAAGATATTCCTAATATAAGAAAGGTAATTCTTTTTAAAGGAAATGTAAAAAATTTGGACTGGGTAATCAGCTATGATGAATTCCTTAACCTTGGTAATGATATAACAGAGGAAGAACTTAATAAACGAATTGATTCTTTATTTCCAGAAGACATAGCATCTATTGTTTATACTTCTGGCACAACTGGAGTTCCAAAAGGAGCAGTTCTTACCCATGATAATATGATTTTTACGACTCAATCGGTATTATCAAGCAGTGATATAACCTCTAACGATGAAGTTTTCTTATTTTTACCCCTTGCCCATGTTTTTGCAAGAACATCTGTTTATACCGCAATACTCTCTGGCTGCATGACAATTTTTAACAGATCAATGGAAACCTTGACTGAAGATCTTAAAAATGCTCAACCACATTGGTTTATCAGCGTTCCAAGAATATATGAAAAAATATACTCAAAAGTTATTAATGATGTTGAAGCAAAAGGAGGCATCTCTCTTAAAATTTTTAAATGGGCTGTAGGAGTTGGAGATGAAGTAACTGAATGCAAATTAAATAAAAAGCCTATACCATTTTTGAATAGTATAAAATATCAAATTGCTAATGCTTTAGTATTTTCTAAGCTTCAAAATGCATTAGGTGGAAGGGTTCGTTTTTGTATAAGTGGAGCAGCTCCGATCAATTCCTCCATATCTAAATTTTTTCATAATGCTGGGATATTAATTTTAGAAGGCATTGGGATGACTGAAAATACTTCTTTTTCCCATGTTAATAGAATAAATAATTATAGGTTCGGCTGGGTTGGTATCCCTGGAGAAGGGGTTGAGCATAAATTAGCTGATGATGGAGAAGTTTTAATAAGAGGCAGAAATGTAATGAAAGAATATTACAAAATGCCTGAGGAAACAGCTAAAACGATTGATAATGATGGTTGGCTTTATACTGGTGATATTGGAGAAATTGATTCTGAAAATTTTTTAAAAATTACTGGCCGAAAGAAAGATATAATAATTACAGCTGGAGGAAAAAATGTAGCTCCTTCTGCTATTGAAGGAGTTTTATCTACTTCAAAATATATAAATCAAGTATGCATTGTTGGAGATAATTATAAATACTTAACGGCGTTAGTTACTTTAGAGCCAGATAATATTAAACAATATGCAGAACAAAATGGTATTAAATTTGAAAATATAGATGATCTTATTGAAAATAAAGCTATAATTAATCTAATTGAATCTGAAATCATGCAAAAGAATAAAGAGTTTGCAAGTTTTGAAACTATAAAAAAGATTAAAATAGTTCCTAATTTTAGTATAGAAAATGGATTTCTAACGCCTACTTTAAAACTTAAGAAGAATCTTATTATTAAACAATATCAGAATAAGATTGAAGAAATGTATAAATAA
- a CDS encoding HU family DNA-binding protein encodes MNKGDLVNEVAKIVTTKKMAQETVECVISAITDALKNSDAVTLIGFGTFKVVERPARKGRNPQTGKEIEIPAKKMPKFIPGKALKEAVN; translated from the coding sequence ATGAACAAGGGAGATTTAGTAAACGAAGTAGCTAAGATTGTGACTACAAAAAAGATGGCCCAAGAAACTGTTGAATGTGTTATCTCAGCGATAACGGATGCTCTTAAAAACAGTGATGCAGTAACGCTAATTGGTTTTGGAACTTTTAAGGTAGTTGAGAGACCTGCGCGAAAAGGCAGAAATCCTCAAACAGGGAAAGAAATTGAAATCCCAGCCAAAAAGATGCCAAAATTTATTCCTGGCAAAGCATTAAAAGAGGCTGTTAATTAA
- a CDS encoding GNAT family N-acetyltransferase produces the protein MDNNYLNWEKFVVSPSEVIEKIEPGMTIFIGTGAGEPRTLMEHLMKYDASNLQDLELVQLVSFGDAISFNSLKNQKYRLKTFFPGWVASEAITEGLVDLIPSRFGRIPRLLESKQIPIDVAFIQITPPNESGYCSLGVAVDVARQAIEQATLVVGEINTHIPRTLGDTFVHISDFHFLVKSTKFPIYFDCFEVNDIIDKVARNVASVIEDGSCLAFSVGPMFEALSNHLSHKRHLGIHSPIFTDALMRLIKTGAVTNRKKDIYRGRSISSYALGTPELMRWLNDNPLVEFQGIDKVINPIQIGRNHNFVAIIHGRKVDLTGRITLQVGKGRINTEPSEIIDVFNGSELSSGGYSVIALSSRNTRGESNIRISIDDFPNHFSFRESIDLVVTEYGVANLKGRSIRERAQALIDISHPEDRKNLVEQAKEKKILYQDQIFIADSSNLYPDDVATKHIFKGGLEVRFRAIRPSDEEKMRRLFYRFSDKAVYYRYFTPIKTMPHSRMQEYVNIDYRKIMSIVGVIGELGHGEIIAEARYSKDNRRPYGDVAFVVDEKYQGVGIATFLYTMLIRLAKERGIQGFTADVLASNREMLRVFEKGGIPIKANLEYGVYELSIPFDTEAPISTNVLH, from the coding sequence ATGGATAATAATTATTTAAATTGGGAAAAATTTGTTGTATCTCCTTCTGAAGTGATTGAAAAAATTGAGCCTGGCATGACTATTTTTATTGGCACTGGTGCTGGAGAGCCAAGAACTCTTATGGAGCATTTAATGAAATACGATGCAAGTAATCTTCAAGATTTAGAATTAGTGCAACTTGTTAGTTTTGGAGATGCTATATCTTTTAATTCCCTTAAAAATCAAAAATACAGACTTAAAACTTTTTTTCCAGGGTGGGTGGCAAGTGAAGCTATAACCGAAGGTTTAGTTGATCTAATTCCAAGCCGTTTTGGAAGAATTCCTCGATTATTAGAATCAAAACAAATTCCCATAGATGTGGCATTTATCCAAATTACACCTCCAAATGAATCAGGATATTGCAGTCTTGGAGTTGCTGTTGATGTTGCAAGGCAGGCTATAGAGCAGGCAACATTGGTTGTAGGCGAAATAAACACCCATATCCCTCGCACATTAGGTGATACTTTCGTTCATATTTCAGATTTTCATTTCCTTGTAAAATCAACGAAATTTCCTATTTATTTTGATTGCTTTGAAGTCAATGACATTATAGATAAAGTAGCGAGAAATGTTGCGTCAGTCATAGAAGATGGGTCATGCCTTGCTTTTTCAGTTGGCCCAATGTTTGAAGCCTTAAGCAATCATCTTTCCCATAAAAGGCATCTCGGCATTCATTCCCCTATTTTTACTGATGCATTAATGCGGCTTATAAAAACAGGAGCTGTTACAAATAGAAAAAAAGATATTTATAGGGGCAGATCTATCTCGTCTTATGCTTTAGGCACCCCTGAACTCATGAGATGGCTTAACGATAATCCTCTAGTTGAATTTCAAGGCATAGATAAAGTCATAAACCCTATACAAATTGGGAGAAATCATAATTTTGTGGCTATTATACATGGGCGAAAAGTAGATTTAACTGGACGAATTACTCTTCAGGTTGGAAAAGGGCGTATAAATACAGAGCCATCTGAAATAATTGATGTTTTCAATGGTTCAGAACTTTCTTCAGGTGGATACAGTGTAATTGCCCTTTCAAGTAGAAATACAAGAGGTGAATCAAATATAAGAATTTCAATTGATGACTTCCCAAACCATTTTAGTTTTAGGGAATCCATTGACCTTGTTGTTACTGAATATGGAGTCGCAAATCTTAAAGGAAGATCAATAAGAGAAAGAGCGCAAGCCCTTATCGATATATCTCACCCTGAAGACAGAAAAAATCTTGTAGAGCAAGCAAAAGAGAAAAAAATACTTTACCAAGATCAAATTTTTATTGCTGATTCATCTAATTTATATCCCGATGACGTTGCAACTAAACATATTTTCAAGGGAGGTTTGGAGGTCCGTTTTAGAGCAATTAGGCCGTCTGATGAAGAAAAAATGAGAAGATTATTTTATAGATTTTCTGATAAGGCTGTATATTACAGATATTTTACACCAATTAAAACTATGCCCCATTCAAGAATGCAAGAATATGTTAATATTGATTATAGAAAAATTATGTCGATAGTTGGAGTTATAGGGGAGCTTGGCCATGGAGAAATAATAGCTGAAGCAAGATATTCTAAAGACAATAGAAGACCCTATGGTGATGTTGCTTTTGTTGTTGATGAAAAATACCAAGGAGTTGGCATTGCTACGTTCCTTTATACAATGCTTATCAGATTAGCAAAAGAAAGAGGAATACAAGGCTTTACAGCAGATGTTTTAGCTTCAAACAGAGAAATGTTAAGAGTATTTGAAAAGGGAGGAATTCCGATTAAAGCTAATCTTGAATATGGAGTATATGAGCTATCAATTCCTTTTGATACAGAAGCGCCTATTTCAACTAATGTTTTGCATTAA